A genomic segment from Stegostoma tigrinum isolate sSteTig4 chromosome 1, sSteTig4.hap1, whole genome shotgun sequence encodes:
- the LOC125455654 gene encoding shootin-1-like isoform X6 produces the protein MLKRMRTEPCPWRWMRQRWCGRSCDRLTKENQKLQHLSLALQPVWDHLPTDITQLGLNYEETCDPITEPSSQELLQLQEFQETISHLMEEKKQLANKVQQLESQLVALTQQVRKEQSEKMGLQEALEKQNKSLQRFSEVSSLVTREYEDLRQHLQLEQDLRKQAESYAHQMRVKKQEATRQSIILLENTSPSMPLLKALEEVANVTKALEEEKFKHQQQVNELQKQIEESNSKQETERLQMLLCLAEDEKEEMATKLKEAERRSTELESQVKDLQEKLTSAEGSVMEEAMRHPVPPPPPPPPPLPPPLPRESPANPLAELLKRRQKNPTGDGPNTQDSVSLNDLKVKAVNEMMERIKTGVILKPTKRKMELLDPKPSAGGNEGSAVHELKGMLDSMTNRKIRQSSWKSEKKQSELETILLRRRRVTDTKTISGEEDTENPAAPPAGQCESKNPALTSASSRISLKGLKRAMCVQQSRRTSEITALNRRSSEQPEKPAKP, from the exons CTGACCAAGGAGAACCAGAAACTGCAGCATCTGAGCCTTGCTCTGCAGCCGGTCTGGGACCATCTACCCACAGACATCACACAGCTAGGCCTCAACTACGAAGAAACATGTGACCCCATCACTGAgcccagctcacaggaactgctGCAGCTCCAAG AATTTCAGGAAACAATATCTCACCTCATGGAGGAAAAGAAACAACTGGCCAACAAGGTACAGCAGCTGGAGAGCCAACTGGTGGCATTAACACAACAA GTGAGGAAGGAGCAGTCTGAGAAGATGGGTCTGCAGGAAGCTCTGGAGAAACAGAACAAGAGTTTACAACGGTTCAGTGAAG TCTCCTCGTTGGTGACCCGCGAATACGAGGACCTCAGGCAACATCTGCAGCTGGAGCAGGACCTTCGAAAGCAGGCAGAGAGCTACGCCCATCAG ATGCGGGTGAAGAAGCAGGAAGCCACTCGGCAAAGTATAATCCTGCTGGAAAACACAAGTCCAAGCATGCCACTTCTCAAAGCCCTGGAAGAGGTGGCCAACGTTACAAAGGCCTTGGAGGAAGAAAAGTTCAAACACCAGCAGCAG GTCAATGAGCTGCAGAAACAGATTGAAGAATCGAATTCCAAGCAGGAAACTGAGCGGCTTCAGATGCTGCTGTGCTTAGCGGAGGATGAGAAAGAGGAGATGGCAACGAAACTCAAGGAGGCCGAGAGAAGGAGCACGGAACTGGAGTCACAAG TGAAGGATCTTCAGGAGAAGCTTACATCAGCAGAGGGATCAGTGATGGAGGAAGCGATGAGACATCCTGtgcctccacctccacccccacccccacctctacCACCGCCTCTTCCACGTGAATCTCCAGCTAA ccCATTGGCCGAGTTACTGAAGAGAAGGCAAAAGAATCCGACAGGGGATGGGCCGAACACACAAG ACTCAGTCAGCCTCAATGATCTCAAGGTGAAAGCTGTGAATGAGATGATGGAGAGGATCAAAACTGGTGTCATCCTGAAACCCACCAAAAGGAAGATGGAG CTGCTGGATCCAAAACCTTCAGCCGGTGGGAACGAAGGGAGTGCAGTACACGAGCTGAAAGGCATGCTG GATTCAATGACAAACAGAAAGATCCGGCAATCCAGTTGGAAAAGTGAGAAGAAACAGAGTGAGCTGGAAACCATCTTACTGAGGCGGAGAAGGGTAACCGACACGAAAACAATTTCGGGAGAAGAAGACACGGAAAATCCAG CAGCACCTCCTGCAGGCCAATGTGAATCAAAGAACCCCGCGCTAACCTCAGCCTCCAGCAGGATCTCACTGAAGGGCTTGAAGAGAGCCATGTGTGTTCAACAGAGCCGACGGACCTCAGAGATCACAGCCCTGAACAGGAGGAGCTCAGAGCAGCCGGAGAAACCAGCAAAACCATGA
- the LOC125455654 gene encoding shootin-1-like isoform X5: MLKSVNNIAVGLETHVGQTRMRTEPCPWRWMRQRWCGRSCDRLTKENQKLQHLSLALQPVWDHLPTDITQLGLNYEETCDPITEPSSQELLQLQEFQETISHLMEEKKQLANKVQQLESQLVALTQQVRKEQSEKMGLQEALEKQNKSLQRFSEVSSLVTREYEDLRQHLQLEQDLRKQAESYAHQMRVKKQEATRQSIILLENTSPSMPLLKALEEVANVTKALEEEKFKHQQQVNELQKQIEESNSKQETERLQMLLCLAEDEKEEMATKLKEAERRSTELESQVKDLQEKLTSAEGSVMEEAMRHPVPPPPPPPPPLPPPLPRESPANPLAELLKRRQKNPTGDGPNTQDSVSLNDLKVKAVNEMMERIKTGVILKPTKRKMELLDPKPSAGGNEGSAVHELKGMLDSMTNRKIRQSSWKSEKKQSELETILLRRRRVTDTKTISGEEDTENPAAPPAGQCESKNPALTSASSRISLKGLKRAMCVQQSRRTSEITALNRRSSEQPEKPAKP, from the exons CTGACCAAGGAGAACCAGAAACTGCAGCATCTGAGCCTTGCTCTGCAGCCGGTCTGGGACCATCTACCCACAGACATCACACAGCTAGGCCTCAACTACGAAGAAACATGTGACCCCATCACTGAgcccagctcacaggaactgctGCAGCTCCAAG AATTTCAGGAAACAATATCTCACCTCATGGAGGAAAAGAAACAACTGGCCAACAAGGTACAGCAGCTGGAGAGCCAACTGGTGGCATTAACACAACAA GTGAGGAAGGAGCAGTCTGAGAAGATGGGTCTGCAGGAAGCTCTGGAGAAACAGAACAAGAGTTTACAACGGTTCAGTGAAG TCTCCTCGTTGGTGACCCGCGAATACGAGGACCTCAGGCAACATCTGCAGCTGGAGCAGGACCTTCGAAAGCAGGCAGAGAGCTACGCCCATCAG ATGCGGGTGAAGAAGCAGGAAGCCACTCGGCAAAGTATAATCCTGCTGGAAAACACAAGTCCAAGCATGCCACTTCTCAAAGCCCTGGAAGAGGTGGCCAACGTTACAAAGGCCTTGGAGGAAGAAAAGTTCAAACACCAGCAGCAG GTCAATGAGCTGCAGAAACAGATTGAAGAATCGAATTCCAAGCAGGAAACTGAGCGGCTTCAGATGCTGCTGTGCTTAGCGGAGGATGAGAAAGAGGAGATGGCAACGAAACTCAAGGAGGCCGAGAGAAGGAGCACGGAACTGGAGTCACAAG TGAAGGATCTTCAGGAGAAGCTTACATCAGCAGAGGGATCAGTGATGGAGGAAGCGATGAGACATCCTGtgcctccacctccacccccacccccacctctacCACCGCCTCTTCCACGTGAATCTCCAGCTAA ccCATTGGCCGAGTTACTGAAGAGAAGGCAAAAGAATCCGACAGGGGATGGGCCGAACACACAAG ACTCAGTCAGCCTCAATGATCTCAAGGTGAAAGCTGTGAATGAGATGATGGAGAGGATCAAAACTGGTGTCATCCTGAAACCCACCAAAAGGAAGATGGAG CTGCTGGATCCAAAACCTTCAGCCGGTGGGAACGAAGGGAGTGCAGTACACGAGCTGAAAGGCATGCTG GATTCAATGACAAACAGAAAGATCCGGCAATCCAGTTGGAAAAGTGAGAAGAAACAGAGTGAGCTGGAAACCATCTTACTGAGGCGGAGAAGGGTAACCGACACGAAAACAATTTCGGGAGAAGAAGACACGGAAAATCCAG CAGCACCTCCTGCAGGCCAATGTGAATCAAAGAACCCCGCGCTAACCTCAGCCTCCAGCAGGATCTCACTGAAGGGCTTGAAGAGAGCCATGTGTGTTCAACAGAGCCGACGGACCTCAGAGATCACAGCCCTGAACAGGAGGAGCTCAGAGCAGCCGGAGAAACCAGCAAAACCATGA